The genomic stretch TGCTAAAAAAAGGAGCGACTTGCAATGTTGGattaaaaatctgacaaaaatagAGGAAAGTCGAGATCAAGTCCAAATTTTTCAAGCCATCAAAGTAATTGATCGTAAACTAAAAGAGGAAAAAAGGAGCATGAACAAAAGTCAACAAATCAGTATCGAATTTCATACACCAGATATAAATGAGTTATTGATGAACTTTATGAGTTTTGGAGAAATATCAGTGATAGAATGTGTAAATGTGGAACTTCTGCAAGCATTGAAACACGACCAACCAATGAAAGAATCAGAAATTTCAAATGTTTCTGATTCAAGCTTGAGAGAAGGAAACATTCAATGTATTTCTGCATTTTCTACGCCAATTTTTGGGACTGACGTTGAAATTGAGAGGGGATGCTTTATAACTAACAATAGACTCCTACTACTAGACATTGACCAGCCTTTCCTGTATGTCTGTAGTTTTGATGGGTCAGGAGTAGAGACAATCCAAGTTGACCAAAAACCCTGGGATGTAGCATTGATTGATACCGTGAGTGCTATAATTACATTTCAGAATAAAGGTTATAGAATATTAGACTTGTCAACTCTAACACTTGGCCAATATTTAAAACCGGAAGCTCCAGGTTGTTATGCTGTGACCTCTAGTCAAGGTCAAATATGGATTGATACAGGGTCGTTTTCAATTATTCAGATTGACATCAATGGTAACGTTTTGCGGACTTTAACaacaaaacatgaaataaagtcaataTGTTCAAACGACACAGGTTACATATACTATGTATCAAATGAAGTGCAGAATGATAAAATTTATTGCATCAAGGCTGGAGGAGAAGAAAGTACTTTCTACGACAGCCCAGATCTACGATGGCCTTCTGATATCACTTTAGATAATAAGGGAAACGTTTACGTTGCTGGAGGCGTTTCGAACAATGTGCATAAAATATCACCCGATGGAAAGAAACATGAAATCATACTGACAAAAGAGGATGGAGTATACTCATCATGTGGCATGTGTTACAACAAGGAAAGAAAAACTATTTTTGTAATCAGTGATTATGGGAATAATATTGTGACATACAAGTAAATCGTTTATAGCACTGTAAGAACGATAACTCGAGATATGTTTACAGAGAACAATTAAAAGCCAACTCTTCATATCACTGTGTTTCTAAATTGTGTCAGTTTTACACTAACTTGGTTTAAGATATGCCTTCATGTAGCATCGGATTTCTTGGTTACTTTGTACACAGTTCAGATGGATGCCCTCTAAGTAAGAATTTACTGACAGATCGTAAAATTCTAATTGAGCATATTTCTATAAGGCAGTTTACACTTCTATAAAAACATTACATGCAAAACTTCGATACAAATTGCACGGATATATCTTGCTTACTGGAGCTATGGTCTGATAGACAAATGTTCTATTTATAACATCTTCGGTTTGGAAGAATCGAGGCATTCAACCGCTGAACTCATTCAAACTCAACGTTGTTTCTGTTTAGTTaatgcatcaatgtaaatataacggaattggatgagactgtcatcaaagaaGAAGGACTTTCTTTCAGCTTTTTGTTGATAATAATAATTAAGAATACGGCTAATTTTTGATGGGTACGGAGACAGTTGGTACGGGATACGGGTTATATATTTTGTACTGTACCTGTCAACATGATTTGAAAACACGTGCTTCACGTTACCTATCTTAAAACCAGGTTGCTTTCATGAcaattaaaatttgacaaaacgaATGTAGCTAATCTTTTTGTCTTAggcttttttgttaatttttttagggGATATCAACCTGTTTGTTTCGCCTATCGTGATGCGCCATGTATTTTCAACTCCGTATCGCTGAGGATAAATGCAATATTACAGTTCATCTTAAAAGCGATTCTCTAAGGTCCGCAAAACGATTTCCTCCACGgcctttttttatattacaatcGATGTTGATGATAAATTTTGCAGGACATTTTCGCAGCTATTTATAGAATTTTGAAATGGTCTTATGGTATGGTGAAATGGTCTtgtggtatgatgaaatggtcttgtGTTATGGTGAAATAGTCTtgtggtatgatgaaatggtcttgtGTTATTATGAAATGGTCTTGTGGTATGGTGAAATGGTCTTATGGTATGGTGAAATGGTCTTGtagtatgatgaaatggtcttgtAGTATGATGAAATGGTATTGTGGTATGACGAAATGGTCTCgtggtatgatgaaatggtcttgtggtatgatgaaatggtcttgtGTTATGGTGAAATGGTCTTGTgttatgatgaaatggtcttgtGGTATGATGAAATGATCTCGTgttatgatgaaatggtcttatggtaTGGTGAAATAGTCTtgtggtatgatgaaatggtcttatggtaTGGTGAAATGGTCTTGTGGTATGGTGAAATGGTCTTGTGGTATGGTGAAATGGTCTTGTGGTATGGTGAAATGGTCTTGTGGAATGGTGAAATGGTCTTATGGTATGGTGAAATTGTCTCTAGGTATGATGAAGTTGTCTTATGGTATGGTGAAATAGTCTtgtggtatgatgaaatggtcttgtGGTATGATGAAATAGTCTtgtggtatgatgaaatggtcttatggtaTGGTGAAATGGTCTTGTGGTATGGTGAAATGGTCTtgtggtatgatgaaatggtcttgtGGTATGGTGAAATGGTCTTGTGGTATGATGAAATGATCTTGTGGTATGGTGAAATGGTCTtgtggtatgatgaaatggtcttatgatatgatgaaatggtctcaTGGTATGGTGAAATGGTCTTATGGTGTAATCAAATAGTATTCTGATATATAGATAACACCACGTGATATAAgaattgatattttgatattgaaataggtCTTTATAAGATAGTAATATGACATAAttgtatgacaaaattgtttaatgTTATATCGAAATGATTGTATAGTATTCAAATTTATCGTAATAATATACTGAGGTGACAAAATAGTATGAAAAAGTTCCTTAATGTTATATTAGGATGTCTTTATAGTATAAAATGATCTAGCATTATCACATAATAGTTTAGTAAAACgacaaatcaatataaaaatgtaGCTCCATGTTATATCAAGATGTTTTTAtcgtataaaatattattttcataacaCAGTTAAATGACAGAATAGTATGAAAAGGTTAGTCCATGTTGTATAAAGACGTCTTTATGATATATGATTTATCTTAGAGACATAGCAAATTTACAGAGTAGTATAGTCAAATGTCGTTATAGTATAGAAAATTTGCTTTATGGTatatctctatctttaatgatATGGTTATCGTTTTCATAAGGCAGCTGTAGCGTTCCATAATGTAGGGTATTGACCTGATTAAATAGCCTTTAAAGTTACCGAACTGATATTAGTCCAGGGAATCTGAGGTGAAATTTGGCTCAACCTTAAACTAATTGCAAAAGGATTATTTTGTTCTTTAGCCAAAGTAACTATCGACAGTGCATACTAGTAGTAATTTGATGCTGTTTAGGATTCCTTCAGTTATAAAAGGAATTTACAAGATATTTGCACTGTTACATCATTACCAGCACCATGTAGGGTATTGACCTTATTAAATAGCATTTaaattaaagaacttatatttcaaattttcttaataaaacaaaatataaattcaagtaCGTTCACTGGATAAAGAAATATGTTAAGACAAggcaatgttttgttttcttattgggaaaaaaaagttcaatttattaaaaataatcagATACACATTTTGTGTTTTAGGAAGGAAAACATcatatttggtaaataaaatcatatactgattttttttttattaataacatatatttcatacgtgtttttttctctctcagcaAACggcaacaaagttatgaggaggacagattaaaattgacactcagtaaattttatggacatcatcacgaattggtggatccatacgatgtatctttgaccaaactaactaaggacatttttaccacatggtagattgtggtttgtcattacgtcgtctaatcttttaattaccaaacgtgacttgttcccgattgtgactgttttgctgagtgtgaattcgcattacaaTAAGACGTGTTAtagtacttatctatcccaaattcatgtagtTAGTTTAAGTGTTTagtgttatatttgtaattctcatcggattttgtcaaatgtgttgacatctcttctattatattcatgtgttaggTATAGAAAATTAATCaacgccttcatttattagatttcattttgttcaacgtaatctgtacgatgttttacgttgaagttagattcaaaacgaACCAGACAtagctatataatatagttaattgctaccttagtttgctattaataagtattgaaatgtgcattgttattaaatgtaatatcagtatttagttcaaatataatcttgaATCAATCCTTATtgtatcttattcattcaaatgtgacgtcatttttcatttttttatgatctgttttacaaattcaaatgtgacgtcattttttttgtcattttttacaatttcaaatatgacgtcacttggcgttgaggttttaacttattcggatgtgtctattttttgtgatgcattttgtcgggttatgtaatgtatttcggttgtttcctgtatttagttaatacttcagttttatcatatatcttttgtatagtcattttattaaatttactgtttgcaaaagtataaattattctaaataatagggatgttctggtacctaacagaaaaccctggccgtttttggcacaacttttttgaacttttggtcctcaatgctggTCAACTTTggacttgtttcggctttcaaacttttgtatctgggcgtcactagtaagtcttgtgtggacaaaatgcacttctggagtattaaaattttaaacatgttgcattttgttagctattattcgtgtgtttctttgtcaattgtgttctcctatttatttatattgtagtcctgtaatgttgtgttgtcattttaatgttatatttcacatgaccataaaagagggaggttttgcatgccacaaaacctggttcaacccaccattttttcctttaaaaatatcgtgtaccaagtcaggaatatggccattgttatattatagttcgtttctgtgtttgttacattttaacgttgtgttttgGTTGTGTCgtttgttgtattttgttttgatgttatatttgttattctcgtgggattttgtctggtgcttggtccgtttctgtgtgtgttgcattttggtgttgtgtcgttgttctcctcttgtatttggTGCgattccctcggttttggtttgttgccccgatttttgtccatggatttatgagttttgaacagcggtatactattgttgcctttatttagctaTGTGCAGCACAACGGGAGACACCAGTGGGGTAAGAACTGCTTTTATTTCAAGTTTATGTGTGTTCAACTATAGTTTTGATGGGTTTTGTCTACTTTTTCTTCCAACTATGATTTTCCATTTACCGAATGTATCTTCGCAAATTTAACGTATGCTATTTCTCTAGTTTACCTTTCAGCTTATACGAACTTTGGCTAGCGCTCATAAGAGGATGAATCCTCCACACAAAGTACTGCTTCTTAACGACGAAAATGTAAAAGGTCCTTCATTTACTCACATCATACAGTTTTGGCAACTTGCAATAGTTGTGAACCTAACTATAGAATTATGCAATCCTTTTTCATAATCAGGTGATTTGTAACCGAACGAATTGTTTAGCTGGTTAACGAATAATAAGTACGATTCATCAAATCAACACACGCAAATTATTGTAGGTTTTAACTCCCTCGGGCAAAGTTCACGATTTAACTATTGTTTTAGGTCTGTTTTATCATAAAGGAGCGAAGTTTAATTCAGAAAAATGCTTTGGGcgcaccattttctacatttgaaaatgcctgtaccaagtcaggaatatgacagttcttgtccattttttttatgagttttgttatttgattttgccatgtgattatagactttccgaattgattttcctcggagttcagtatttttgtgattttacttttatcaaaGCTGATAACTGGGTCTCGTCCCAACATAAAGTGGAATTTCCTGCTCATCAAAACGAATGCAGAACTACAAATATGAATATTTCAATACCACCACTTTGATTAACATTTCCCAATTCTTTTGTCAtccaagagcttgcagctgcatctcagactttgtaaaacgttaCCAGTGAATAAGCAGAAAGTCAGGAAAAtatgttatagttcgtttctgtgtgtgttgcattgttgttgttttttgttgtacttTAGtattggtttgtaacccggatttgtttactcttaatcgatttatgactttcgaacagcagtatactactgttgcctttatttatgtcgACGAACGTCTAgtcctttttcaaaaaaagtttATCAGAAGATACCAAATCTTTGATGATAAATATTCCGCATCATCTTCTCAATTAATACATGTGTGTCTTGAAGTATACATTCTAGGTAATGGCGTTATTTGTCATATTAATACTCTTATTTGTCTTCGTAAATAATTCCGTTTATTTTTTAGTCTATTTCTGATGATATCAATTTGACGTGACTCGGTACTTAttctagataccccaatgatgattgtgtccaGGTGTGGTTTAATTTTGCGCAGTAGTtttaaaggagaagatttttgtaaaagttaacgacgacggacggacgacgacgaagacgacggacaacgacgccagacgccaagtgatgagaaaagttatGTGCTTTGATAAACTTTTGTAGCTTTGTCTTTCGTATTGCTAATGTGCGGTGTCTATATGCCTTGTTTTCTTTGTTGAcctttttttggtttttatatttaGTAAGATTACTAGTATAGCAAATGTTAACTGCTCTACtcccattttttacatttttacctattatgtctctttgttttattgatacatcgttg from Mytilus edulis chromosome 7, xbMytEdul2.2, whole genome shotgun sequence encodes the following:
- the LOC139482953 gene encoding uncharacterized protein; the encoded protein is MDAGKFCSGCLRDQEQNDAAAWCLDCKEDVCEACAKAHKRINPPHKVMPFYDENVKGPSFNHMIQFCDVHIDQKYVQICTQHDQIICELCLEEIHANCNVVKPIESFSKKSENGTWIKVLQKEMVNLDGDLHSLMKIQTDMIPQLKERKKEILKQLSFVRQQIDAQLDKMENELIADLSTKYNTCKTMIEQSNHSTAKKRSDLQCWIKNLTKIEESRDQVQIFQAIKVIDRKLKEEKRSMNKSQQISIEFHTPDINELLMNFMSFGEISVIECVNVELLQALKHDQPMKESEISNVSDSSLREGNIQCISAFSTPIFGTDVEIERGCFITNNRLLLLDIDQPFLYVCSFDGSGVETIQVDQKPWDVALIDTVSAIITFQNKGYRILDLSTLTLGQYLKPEAPGCYAVTSSQGQIWIDTGSFSIIQIDINGNVLRTLTTKHEIKSICSNDTGYIYYVSNEVQNDKIYCIKAGGEESTFYDSPDLRWPSDITLDNKGNVYVAGGVSNNVHKISPDGKKHEIILTKEDGVYSSCGMCYNKERKTIFVISDYGNNIVTYK